The following is a genomic window from Thermus thermamylovorans.
TAATGGGTGGGGTGAGCCATGGCGGGTCACAGCAAGTGGGCCCAGATCAAGCGCAAAAAGGCCGCCAACGACCTCAAGCGCGGCAAGATCATCTCCAAGCACCTCAGGGCCATCCAGGCGGCGGCCCGCGCGGGGGGAAGCCCTCTTCCTGAGGCCAACGTCCAGCTCCGGAACGCCATCGAGGCCGCCCGGGCCGACGACGTCCCCATGGAGAACATCGAGCGCCTCCTGCAGAAGCTCCAAGGGGGCGGGGAAGGGGCCGAGCAGTACGAGGAGATCGTCTACGAGGGCTACGCCCCCGGGGGGGTGGCCCTCCTGGTCTACGCCCTCACGGACAACCGCAACCGCACCGCCGGGGAGGTGCGCCACGTCTTCGGCAAGCACGGAGGCTCCTTGGGCGCCTCGGGGAGCGTGGCCTGGCAGTTCGAGCGCAAAGGGGTGATCGTCTGCCAGAACTCCGAGGCCGCCCAGGAGGCGGCCATTGAGCTCGGGGCCCTGGATCTGGAAGAGGAGGGCCAAAGCCTCACCCTCTACACCGACCCCGCGGAGGCCTACCGCATGGCCGAGGC
Proteins encoded in this region:
- a CDS encoding YebC/PmpR family DNA-binding transcriptional regulator, whose product is MAGHSKWAQIKRKKAANDLKRGKIISKHLRAIQAAARAGGSPLPEANVQLRNAIEAARADDVPMENIERLLQKLQGGGEGAEQYEEIVYEGYAPGGVALLVYALTDNRNRTAGEVRHVFGKHGGSLGASGSVAWQFERKGVIVCQNSEAAQEAAIELGALDLEEEGQSLTLYTDPAEAYRMAEALKGRGIPVEAVEVVQHPQNTVALGPEEAAKVLRLVEALEDLDDVQHVYTNLDPASLQVEV